The DNA segment ACCACGCTCATGCGTTGGGCTGCGGTATAAGCGCTAATGCTGTAATGGCCGAGCTTTATGGAAAAGCCGACGGTTGTAGCAAAGGCAAAGGCGGTAGTATGCACATGTTTAGCAAAGAACACAACTTTTTTGGCGGACACGGTATAGTGGGCGGTCAAATTCCGTTGGGTGCAGGTATTGCTTTTGCTGAGCAATACAACGGCACTAAAAACGTTTGTGTGTGCTTTATGGGCGACGGTGCTGTGCGCCAAGGTTCGCTTAACGAAGCCTTTAACATGGCTATGTTGTGGAAACTACCTGTGATATTTGTATGTGAAAACAACGGATATGCAATGGGTACTTCAGTACAACGTACTACCAATATGTTAGACATTCACAAAATAGGTGATGCGTTTGATATGCCGAATGCTGCTGTTGACGGCATGACCGTTGAAGCGGTACACGAAGCAATGGACGAAGCGGTGAAACGTGCCCGCAAAGGAGACGGCCCTACATTTTTAGAAATACGTACCTACCGCTACCGCGGACACAGTATGAGCGACCCTGCTAAATACCGTACCAAAGAAGAGGTAGAAGACTATAAAAACCAAGACCCGATTGAAAAAGTAAAAGCCACAATTCTGTCAAATAAATGGCTTAGCGAAAAACAATTGGAAGAACTTGAAGAAAAAATTGAGAAAATTGTGAACGATAGCGTAGATTTTGCAGAAAATTCGCCCTATCCTGATGCATCTGAAATATACAGCGATGTGTATCAAGAGGCGAACTATCCTTTTATAATGGACTAACCCCAAACTGTAGAGAAACAACACAATGAGCGAAATAAAAGAAACTATTGATGAACAACTGGGCGGCGGCGTAAGCAAGGTTGAACAGTTTTACCAAAAAAACAAACGTGCCGTGCAAATTGGAGCCGGTGTGTTAGTACTAGCTATTGCAGGTTTTTTTGGCCTTACTTATATGAATGATACTAAAGAAGCTGAAGCCAACTCAAGGCTTTGGATGATGGAGTATTATTTCTCAAAAGAC comes from the Bacteroidota bacterium genome and includes:
- the pdhA gene encoding pyruvate dehydrogenase (acetyl-transferring) E1 component subunit alpha, producing the protein MAKKAQAKFGKETYVRWYDEMLLMRRFEEKSAQLYGQQKIKGFCHLYIGQEAVVAGTMSAVTKDDKIITAYRDHAHALGCGISANAVMAELYGKADGCSKGKGGSMHMFSKEHNFFGGHGIVGGQIPLGAGIAFAEQYNGTKNVCVCFMGDGAVRQGSLNEAFNMAMLWKLPVIFVCENNGYAMGTSVQRTTNMLDIHKIGDAFDMPNAAVDGMTVEAVHEAMDEAVKRARKGDGPTFLEIRTYRYRGHSMSDPAKYRTKEEVEDYKNQDPIEKVKATILSNKWLSEKQLEELEEKIEKIVNDSVDFAENSPYPDASEIYSDVYQEANYPFIMD